The genomic region CAAGCGACTCCACCTGAGTGTCGCCCTTGATCGCCCGCGGCTTGTCGCTCACCACCTTCACATTGTCCAAAAAGCGCGGCAGCTCGCCCTTATACTGCGGCAGATAATAAACCTGGCGGCACAGCTCGCCGAGATACGTCGCCTCATGCTCGCCCTCCGTCGTATAAGAAATCACCGCCACATTCTTATCCTTGTAAAACATCGCGTCGCAAGTCGCGCAATAGCTCACCCCGCGGCCGAGGAAATCCTTCTCGCCGGCGAACAGCACCGTCGCCACCACGCCGGTCGCCAGAATGATCGCCCGCGCCTCGTAAGTGGCCGCAGGCGTCAGCAGCGTAAACACCTCGCCGGGGTAGATATTAAGGACCTTCTCCTTGATAAGGGTTGGCTCGTGGGCCAGACAATGGGCGGACATCTGCTGCATCAGGCCTTTGCCGGTGATCTGAGGCAAGCCGGGATAATTGTCCACCAGATGAGCCTTCTGCAGCTTCTGGCTGAAATCGAGATGCTCGAACAAGGCCACGCTCTTGTTGCGGATGCGCCCGGTCAGCGCGGCCGACAGGCCTGCCGGCCCGCCGCCGATCACGGCGATATCGAATACTTTCTCGGCCATTTTAAATACCTCCTTCGGAACAAGGGGTGACGGCATGTATAACCATATGCTCACCAAAATAGCCTGTGGCGCCGTATTCCGGATGGCGTTCGCGGCCGGCGTCTGCATCGGCGGAATTTGCGGCGTCGCGCTTGGTATCCTTGAGCGCAGCGCCGTCGGCATCTTCGGCGGCGCCTTCCTCGGTCTGGCGGTCGGCCTTGGCGCAGGAGCCCTTGCCTTCGCCGGCGCGGTCGTCTTCAACCTGCTTGTCCCATATCTTGGCGGCGTCGCGGTGTGGCTCGATCCCGTCCCCGCAGTCCCGCCGGACCCCGCCGAACCTCCCGGACAACAGCCTGCCGATTAGCCCAAGTCCTCGGCCACCTTCTTCAGCCGCTCGCGGATGGGCAAATCGTAAGGGCAACGCTTCTCGCACGCCCCGCACTGGGTGCAGGCCGACGCCTTCACCGGCACCCCCGCGTAGCGGCCGGGGATGGCGGTCTTCATGTTATAGCGCGTGTACTGCAGATGGAAAATAAACAACTGCGGGATATCGATGCCGACGGTGCAAGGCATACAGTAGCCGCAGCGGCGGCAGAAATTGGCGCCGATCTCGGCGGCCAGGCGACCCAGCTCCTCGCGTTCCGCGGCGGTCAGCGGCCGGAAATTCTTCAGCGCGGCCAGATTCTCCTCGACATGCTTTACCTCGTCCATGCCGGGGATCGCGGTCGTGATGTCGTGCTCCAGGATGTACCTGAGGGCCAGGTCCGGTTTGTCGATCTGACCGCCGCCCAGCGGCTTCATCACGATAATGCCGATATTCTCCTTCCTCGCCAGGGGAAAGAGCTCCTCCTCCGCCTTGGACTCGATACAGTTGAACGGTGCCTGCACAGTGCTGAACCGGCCGGTCCTGAGGCTCTCGGTAAGCAACTCCATGCTGTGGCCGGTGATGCCGATATGGCCGATCTTGCCGGCCGCCTGCGCCTCCTGCAGCGCCTCGAGCGCGCCGCCGGGCCCCATAACCTTATCGAGATCGGGGCGGTTTTTAACATTGTGGACTTGATAAAGATCGATATAATCCGTCTTCATGGTCGCCAGGCTTATATCGATATCCCTGGCCATGCTCGCCCGGTCGCGGGCCATGCTCTTGGTAGCCAGATAATACTCCCGCCGCCGGGACGAAACGTGGCAGCCGATCTTCTCCTCGCTGTCGGTATAGGCGCGGGCCGTATCGATAAAATTAATCCCCGCGTCCAGAGCCGCGTTAAGCACCGGACCAGCCTCAGCCAGCGTGCAGCGCTGCATGGGCAGGCCGCCGAAAGCGATGGCGGTCACTTCCAGGCCGGTGCGGCCGAGAATTCTTTTTTCCAAAATTATCACCCCTTCCCGATTTTATTTCGGTCTGCGGCCCGGACAATCCTCCCCCGGTGCCATCGGTTTTCTTAATGGCCTTGCACCGGAGTCTTGCCAATGCTAGCTTTATATGGGCGGAAGAAAATTATGCACAGACCGCCGCCGGCCTGGCCGCAAAAAAGACAACCCGTGCGTTGCGCACGGGCTGTAGGCGTCAATTTGGCTGTAAAAGCTTCACGAACAACGCCACCAGGCTGGCGTCGAACTGGCGGCCGGCGCAGCGGACAAGCTCGCTCACCGCGTCGGTGTGCGTCATCGCCTTGCGATAGGGGCGGTCGTTAGTCATCGCGTCATACGCGTCCACAATGCCGAGAATGCGGCAGGGGAGGGGGATATCCTCGCCGGCCAGGCCGAGCGGGTAGCCCTCGCCGTTCCACCATTCCTGGTGCTTCAAAATCCAGTCGGCGATCGGCTCCAGCTCCGGGGAAGCCAAAGCGATACGGTAGCCGATCTCCGAGTGCCGCTTCATCACCTCGAACTCCTCGGCGGTCAGCCGGCCGGGCTTGAAAAGGATATGATCGGGGATGCCGACCTTGCCGATATCGTGGAACCGGCCAAGCAGCCGCAGGTCGGGCAGCTCGCTGTTGGGCAGCCCCACGGCTACGGCCAGCCGCTCCATCAGCTCCTGGAGGCGGTCGGCGTGGCCGTCGGTCACGAAATCCCTCGCCTCGAGAGCCTGGGCGAGAGTGGCGACAATGGCGCTGTGGCCGCTCTGCTTGCTGTGGAGTTTCTCGCGGTACATATTGCGATCGGCCGTCTTGAAGGTGTCGGCCAGCGTCTCGTCGACGCAGAAACGGAGGGCGCGGCCGAGCGATATGGAGAGCGGCGTCCGGGTCGATTCACGATAGGCGGCGACCGCCTGCTGGATTCGGTCGCAGGCCTTCTTCACCGCGGCCGCGTCACTGTTGGCCATAATCACCCCAAACTCGCCGCCGCCGATGCGGGCCACCACGTCGCCGTCGCCGAAGCAGCCGGCAATCATCTCCGCCGCGGTGACGATCAGCTTATCGCCGGTGTCGTGGCCGAGAGTGTCGTTGATGAACTTCAGGCCGTCAATATCGCCGACAATCACCCCTACCGGCAGGAACCGCCCGTCGTTCAGCCGCCGCAGCTCGGTCTCAAAGAACGCGCGGTTGCTAAGCCCGGTGGCCTGGTCGGTCAGGCTCATCTTTTTCAGCTCGCGCTCCATCTCGCGGCGCTCGGTAATATCGCGGACGATCGCGATAACCTCGTCGTCGGCTGAGGCCACGAGGCGCATCTCCCGATACAGCAGCCTGCCTTCCGGGGCTACGATCTCATAGTCGAACTCATGGACGGACCGCGTCCTGACAGCCTCAGCTATGCCGAAAGTCATCTTCTCGCCAAGATACGGCGGGGTGAACTCGCGGAGGTGCTTGCCGATATAGTCGTCCAGCGGGGCGACCGACTCGATGCTGCCGCCCTGTTTGAATTCCAGCAGGAACCCGTCCGGGCTAAGGCGGAGAATAATATCCGGCAGCGCGTCCAGGACAGCCTGGGTACGGGCCCGCTGCAGCTCCAGGTCGGCCTCCATAAGCGCGCGCTCCGTCAGCTCCTCCCGCAGCGAGCGGTTGAGGCGGGCGTTCGCAAGGGTGATCGAAGCCAGCTCGGCAAAGCTGGCGAGCAGATCCCGGGCGTGTTCGTCCAGCTCGCGGTGGTCGAAATAATTCACGCCGAACACCCCTGCCACCTCGCCGCCGACGATCAGCGGAAAACCGGTCGAGGTCCGGATGATGTCGAAGCCCTTGTCGCCCATCCGGCTGTCCCACTTGTCATAGTCATGAATGACGAGCGGCATACCGGAGTTCCATACCTGGCCGACCACACCCTCGCCGCGGCGCTGGCGAAAGCCTATCTCCCGGATGGCGGTGCCGATCACCACTTTCAGCTCCATCGTCTGGCCGTCGTCGTCCAGAGTGTAAAGGTAAGCGTGCGAAGACTCCCCCAGCGTGGCGGCCTTCTCGACGATCAGGCGCAGCAGGGCGTCCACATCGCGCTCGTGCATAAGAGAAAAAGCCGTCTCCCGCAACATCAGGAGACACTCGTTCTGGCGGCGGATCTTGTCCTGGCTCGCCACGATCTCGGTGAACTGCTGGCGCAGTTCCTCCTCCGCGGCGGTAAGTTCCTCGTTCGTCTGGGTGAGCGTTTCGTTGCGCTCTTGCAGATCCCTTTCCGCGCGGACGATCGAATCGAGGTTCTTGCGGATGACCCAAAAAAGCAGGACTGCCGTAGCGGCGACAAAAAACCAGCCCTTGGCGACCTGCAGGGCGGTGATGGTAGCCGGATCCCGAGCGACCGAAAACAGAACAGTGTCCGAAAACACAATCCATAAACCGGCGATTACAGCATACGAAAAAGCGACTCTGGCGGCAATCAGGAAAGCATTCGTTCTCATCAGGGTGCCTCCCCATCCGACTGGAGCGGACAATTATGCTATTTTTCAAAAAAATTCGACGTAGTGGTGGATTGTTCCTGTTTTTTGGCGCGTTTAGGGCAAAAATCGGGAGGCAAAATTGCTTTGCCTCCCGATTGTCAAAACAGGGCGTAATCTACGCAGTCCCGCGCAGGCTTACCGGCAGCCGGTCAGATGCACCGCCATCGCATCCCGCAGCTTCGGCTCGAACCACGTCGACTTCGGCGGCATGATCGCGCCGCGGTCGGCAATCGCCATCAGCTCCGCCACCGAAGTGGGGAAGAGGGAGAAGGCCACGGCGTACCTACCGCCGTCCACCAGCCGCTCCAGCTCGGCCATGCCGCGGATGCCGCCGACGAAATTGATCCGCTTGTCGGTGCGGGGGTCGCCCACCTTCAGCAGCGGCGCCAGCAGATTATCCTGGAGAATGCTGACATCCAGCGAAGCCACCGGGTCGGAGCCGCCGAAGCTCCCCGGCCGGGCGGTCAGCCGGTACCAGCGGCCGCCGAGGTACATGCCGAACGTATGGGCCGCGGTCGGCTTCAAGGCGCCGGCGGGGTGCTCCTCGACGGCGAACTTCTCTTGGGCGGCGGCCAGAAACCCGTCCGGCGTAAAGCCGGCAAGATCGGCCACCACGCGGTTGTAATCCATTATCCGCACTTGCTCGTGGGGGAAGATCACCACCAGGAAGCGGTTATAAGCCTCGTCCCCCGTATGGCCGGGGTTCGCGGCCCGGCACCTCTCCCGCACCCGCGCCGCCGCCGCCGAACGGTGGTGGCCGTCGGCGATATACAAGGCCGGCACCGCGCGGAACGCCTCTTCGAGAGCGGCGATATCGGCCGCCCCGTCCACCACGTACAGCGTGTGGCTTATCCCGTCCGCGGCGGTGAAATCATACACCGGCGGCTTCCGGCGGCAGCGCTCGATCAGCGCGTCGATGCCCCGGTCGGCCCGGTAAGTCAGGAACACCGCCCCTGTCTGGGCGCCCGTCGCGGCGATATGGTTCACCCGGTCGAGCTCCTTGTCGGGACGGGTGAATTCGTGCTTCTTGATGATACCCTGCTCATACTCGTCGACCGACGCCGCGGCCACCAGGCCGACCTGGGTATGGTCGCCCATCTTCTGCCTGTAGATATAAAAGCAGGGAGCGGGATCCTGCCGCAGGTACCCCTTGGCGGCGAAATCGTCCAGCGTAGCGCGCGCCTGGGCATACACCGCCGGCGAATAATGATCGACATCGGCCGGCAGATCGACCTCCGCCTTCGTCACCCGCAGGAAGCTGTAAGGGTTGTCGGCCGTTATCCGCCGCGCCTCCTCGGAATCCATCACATCATAGGGCAGAGCGGCGATGCTGGCGGCCAGTTCGGGGGCCGGCCGCAGGCCGCGGAACGGTTTTACTGTTGCCATCGGGACCTTCCTTTCGTTCAGCCGAGGTTGAAATTGACCAGTTTGGCGCCGAGGATACCGTCCACCGCCTTGATCTTCAGCATAACCGGCGTCGGCAGATCGGCCTCGACCGTCATAACCATAATGCTCGTGCCGGCGGTCGCGGTGCGGCCCACCTGCATGCCGGCGATATTGATGCCGCTTTCGCCGAGGATCGTGCCCACCTTGCCGATGATCCCCGGCTTATCGATATGCGGACCGATCAGCAGCCAGCCTGTCGGGTCGACATCCACCCGGTAGCCGTCGATCATCACGATGCGGGCCTCCTCCTTGCCGAACAGCGTGCCGGCCACCATATGGGCGCCCTTATCCGTGCGGATGCGGACGGTAAGAAGATTGGCGAAGTTAGCCGTCTCCTTGCTCTTGATCTCCTTCGCCTTTATGCCGCGCGCCTTGGCTACGCCGGGAGCGTTGACGTAATTCACCGTCTCCTGGAGGATGGGGCCGAGCAGGCCCTTCAGCACGGCCGTCGTAAGCATGCGGGTATCCACCTCGCTGATCTGGCCGTTATACTCCACCTCGACCGTCTCGATGCGCCCGTCGGCCAGATGGACGGCCAGGCAGCCCATCTTCTCGGCCACACCCAGGTACGGCTTGATAACCTTCATCACATGCGCCGGCACGGGGGCAATGTTGACCGCCGTCGTCACAGGCTCGCCGCGCAGGGCGACAAGAATGCCCTCCGCCACATCCACCGCCACGCCCACCTGAGCCTCGGCCGTCGAAGCGCCCAAATGCGGGGTAAGCACCACCTTGTCGACGCCGAGCAGCGGGTTGGCGGCGTCAATCGGTTCCTTCTCGAAAACGTCGATAGCCGCGCCGGCCACGATCCCCTCATTGATTGCCGCGGCCAACGCCGCCTCGTCGATCACCCCGCCGCGGGCGCAGTTGACGATCCGCACCCCCGGCTTGACCTTCTTGAACCGCTCCTTGTCGAACAGCCCCTTCGTATCGGCGGTCAGCGGCAGGTGCAGCGTGATAAAATCGGCGCCGGCCAGCACCTCGTCGAGCTCCACGAGATCGATATCGAGAGTCCGGGCGTGTTCGGCGCTGATAAACGGGTCATACGCCAGCACCTTCATCTCCATCGCCAGCGCCCGTTTGGCCACGCCGGTGCCGATGCGGCCGAGACCGAGCACACCGAGCGTCTTGCCCCGCATCTCCACGCCCACGAACTTGCCCCGCTGCCACTCGCCGCTTTTCACCGACTGATGGGCCTGGGGGATGTTACGGGCCAGGGAAAGCATCATCGCCATCGTGTGCTCGGTCGCGGCGATCGTATTCCCCTCCGGGGCGTTCAGCACGATAATGCCCTTCTTCGTCGCCGCCTCCACATCGATATTATCCACGCCTACGCCGGCCCGGCCGATGACCTTGAGACTATCGGCCGCCTCGATAACGGCTTTTGTGACCTTAGTCTCGCTGCGCACAACCAGCGCGTCGTAGCCGGGGATAAGAGCGACAAGCTCCTCGGCCGCCAGCTTCAGTTTCACATCCACCTCGTGCTCTTTGCGCAGGATCGCTACACCCTTATCGGATACCGGGTCGGATACGAGTATTTTCATGTGTATTCCCTCCAGAAAAATATTCTTGGTTATAAAAAAACCGCCCCAAAATTGGGGCGGGATTTTCCCGCGGTGCCACCCAGCTTAAGCCGACGCCGTGATCCGGCTAACAAAAAACCCTCATCCCGCCAGGGACGAGAGGAATTCCCGCGTTGCCACCCACATTGCCATACAGCCAACTTATGCCGCTTTATCGGGCGGCGCCCGTCATGATTCTTCACCAGCCGCTCCGGGGCGGAACCGCCTGCCCGGCCACCGGCTCGCACCATCCGCCGGCTCTCTGTAGGCACACAACACTTGGCTTCCCTTTCAACGCGTTGCCGTATAAATTTAGTTTTGATTATAGTCCATCCCTCCGGCAAAGTCAAGTGTATTTTGGACGAAAACATTTGTCGCGAAAGAAAGAAAAATTTTCCCCGCCGCGCGACATAGCGGCCGCTTTTGGCAGGAATACGGCCAGCGCCGCCCAGAATACTTATTTAACGCCAAAAAAGGAGGAATGACCATGGATAAGGACCGCATCAAAGAATACCGCGACCTCTTCGCGAAAAAGGCCCGGGAAATGTGGGACGACCTCGGCGACGAAGTGAAATGGGCCAAGGAAGTCACCGAAATCCGCCTGCAAATGGAATTTCTCGAGACCAAGCAGGACCGGCTGTTCAAGGAATACGGCAAAACCGTCTTCCTGACCGGCCAGTGCGAAGGCCCGGCCGTCGACTCCCTCCTCAAGGAGATCGGCGTCCTCGAAAACGAGCTCCAGAAGAAATACCTCGCCCTTCAGAAACTCAAAGCCGACGCGTAAGAACAATTAAGGGCCGGACTAATTAGTCCGGCCCTTAATTGTTCCACGGCAGTCATAAATCACCTCAGCGCAACATCCAAAAAAACGGCCGCCAGCATCACCACGCTCAGGCTTCCGTTCAGACTGAAAAACGCCACCCCGGCGCGGGAAAGATCGGCCGGGCTTATCAGGCGATGCTGCCAAAAAAGCAGC from Sporomusaceae bacterium harbors:
- a CDS encoding NAD(P)/FAD-dependent oxidoreductase, yielding MAEKVFDIAVIGGGPAGLSAALTGRIRNKSVALFEHLDFSQKLQKAHLVDNYPGLPQITGKGLMQQMSAHCLAHEPTLIKEKVLNIYPGEVFTLLTPAATYEARAIILATGVVATVLFAGEKDFLGRGVSYCATCDAMFYKDKNVAVISYTTEGEHEATYLGELCRQVYYLPQYKGELPRFLDNVKVVSDKPRAIKGDTQVESLATEQGTLDVDGVFILRQSDPVENVLPGIELDGEVIKVNRDMSTSIPGVFAAGDCTGKPWQIAKATGEGLVAVLSAIGYLEAKARQAAP
- a CDS encoding aldo/keto reductase; the protein is MEKRILGRTGLEVTAIAFGGLPMQRCTLAEAGPVLNAALDAGINFIDTARAYTDSEEKIGCHVSSRRREYYLATKSMARDRASMARDIDISLATMKTDYIDLYQVHNVKNRPDLDKVMGPGGALEALQEAQAAGKIGHIGITGHSMELLTESLRTGRFSTVQAPFNCIESKAEEELFPLARKENIGIIVMKPLGGGQIDKPDLALRYILEHDITTAIPGMDEVKHVEENLAALKNFRPLTAAEREELGRLAAEIGANFCRRCGYCMPCTVGIDIPQLFIFHLQYTRYNMKTAIPGRYAGVPVKASACTQCGACEKRCPYDLPIRERLKKVAEDLG
- a CDS encoding diguanylate cyclase, yielding MRTNAFLIAARVAFSYAVIAGLWIVFSDTVLFSVARDPATITALQVAKGWFFVAATAVLLFWVIRKNLDSIVRAERDLQERNETLTQTNEELTAAEEELRQQFTEIVASQDKIRRQNECLLMLRETAFSLMHERDVDALLRLIVEKAATLGESSHAYLYTLDDDGQTMELKVVIGTAIREIGFRQRRGEGVVGQVWNSGMPLVIHDYDKWDSRMGDKGFDIIRTSTGFPLIVGGEVAGVFGVNYFDHRELDEHARDLLASFAELASITLANARLNRSLREELTERALMEADLELQRARTQAVLDALPDIILRLSPDGFLLEFKQGGSIESVAPLDDYIGKHLREFTPPYLGEKMTFGIAEAVRTRSVHEFDYEIVAPEGRLLYREMRLVASADDEVIAIVRDITERREMERELKKMSLTDQATGLSNRAFFETELRRLNDGRFLPVGVIVGDIDGLKFINDTLGHDTGDKLIVTAAEMIAGCFGDGDVVARIGGGEFGVIMANSDAAAVKKACDRIQQAVAAYRESTRTPLSISLGRALRFCVDETLADTFKTADRNMYREKLHSKQSGHSAIVATLAQALEARDFVTDGHADRLQELMERLAVAVGLPNSELPDLRLLGRFHDIGKVGIPDHILFKPGRLTAEEFEVMKRHSEIGYRIALASPELEPIADWILKHQEWWNGEGYPLGLAGEDIPLPCRILGIVDAYDAMTNDRPYRKAMTHTDAVSELVRCAGRQFDASLVALFVKLLQPN
- a CDS encoding DUF1015 family protein, with translation MATVKPFRGLRPAPELAASIAALPYDVMDSEEARRITADNPYSFLRVTKAEVDLPADVDHYSPAVYAQARATLDDFAAKGYLRQDPAPCFYIYRQKMGDHTQVGLVAAASVDEYEQGIIKKHEFTRPDKELDRVNHIAATGAQTGAVFLTYRADRGIDALIERCRRKPPVYDFTAADGISHTLYVVDGAADIAALEEAFRAVPALYIADGHHRSAAAARVRERCRAANPGHTGDEAYNRFLVVIFPHEQVRIMDYNRVVADLAGFTPDGFLAAAQEKFAVEEHPAGALKPTAAHTFGMYLGGRWYRLTARPGSFGGSDPVASLDVSILQDNLLAPLLKVGDPRTDKRINFVGGIRGMAELERLVDGGRYAVAFSLFPTSVAELMAIADRGAIMPPKSTWFEPKLRDAMAVHLTGCR
- the serA gene encoding phosphoglycerate dehydrogenase translates to MKILVSDPVSDKGVAILRKEHEVDVKLKLAAEELVALIPGYDALVVRSETKVTKAVIEAADSLKVIGRAGVGVDNIDVEAATKKGIIVLNAPEGNTIAATEHTMAMMLSLARNIPQAHQSVKSGEWQRGKFVGVEMRGKTLGVLGLGRIGTGVAKRALAMEMKVLAYDPFISAEHARTLDIDLVELDEVLAGADFITLHLPLTADTKGLFDKERFKKVKPGVRIVNCARGGVIDEAALAAAINEGIVAGAAIDVFEKEPIDAANPLLGVDKVVLTPHLGASTAEAQVGVAVDVAEGILVALRGEPVTTAVNIAPVPAHVMKVIKPYLGVAEKMGCLAVHLADGRIETVEVEYNGQISEVDTRMLTTAVLKGLLGPILQETVNYVNAPGVAKARGIKAKEIKSKETANFANLLTVRIRTDKGAHMVAGTLFGKEEARIVMIDGYRVDVDPTGWLLIGPHIDKPGIIGKVGTILGESGINIAGMQVGRTATAGTSIMVMTVEADLPTPVMLKIKAVDGILGAKLVNFNLG